The Plasmodium vinckei vinckei genome assembly, chromosome: PVVCY_05 region agaaaataaaacaaagtGACATACttaagtaaaaaatgttttttcattcttttATTGTTTCAATCATAAGACCAAAGAAGCACATTCATGCTTTTCACCATCtcataaataaatgcaaACATAAACACATTTTTACTTATCAATACTAATAATTAcattaatatgaaaaaataaaacaatttttaatatgccttattttatcaattaaaatattattgacaacattttttaatttcgtTTTCTCtgtatgttatatattataaaagacAAATAGttcattgttttttttattgaacTGCATGCAGAAAAAGTTTATACattataaaacattttatgcATAGACACATAAATaggtattattataaaatcaaaattgaatttgtatattaaaaaatatgaggTTGACATTTTTCacttattttcaaattcatGTTTCTGATCCATGATGTTCtggaaattttttttaattttaattgtataggtgttatttttttaaactatattaaaattgtaaataaataaatgaatacacaaaatgaatagtagaaaacataaattaacaaataaaGTAGATGCTCTGTAAGAACATGTGCATATACACCATGGTTATATAATTCtctattttaaaaaagttaatcgaaaaatgaaatggttgtataaataattgtcttataaaataatatttaaaaattacaaaaaaaaagaagaaataagACTGAATTATGATgagttaaaaaatgtaaatttaattaacgTAGTGAAACATgcttgaaaaaaataaagcgatttttttgtgtaGATCTACATATTTGAaactattaaaatataattcttATGTTTGTTtgagaaaattatatatttagctctattttttcttggtttttatatttttccatttctttattggttttatacaattttaattcCTTTAATTTTGCGGCAATTTCATCGGGATGTATAACTGGAGTGTGAATTAAATTTTGACCTAGCGGTTCATTGtttctttgtttttttacaaattcgattttttgagaaatattatttcccATATTTAGCCAATCAATCCAAACAATTCTTCTAATATTCCATCctaaatcatataaaattcGATGTTGTAATTTGACAGATTCAGTATATTGATTTGTTGCTGTGTAAAAAGATGAAGGTCCATCAACAAACCAacaatttcttttttcatttgtttctccaatatcaataaaataacaaccccataaaaatgtatttctATGTCCAATTCCAAGTTTTGCTAAACAATCAGATACTTCCCATTGAAATTCTGATGGTGTTCTAGCACTTTCAGGAATCCTTCTCATGCTTAATCTAACATAAAAACTTTTTACTTTATTTGTTAATGAGTCCCATACATGTGGATATAATACTCGTATGGCAACTGCCGATTTATATGCACTTTTATAATGCTGTGGTCTAGCacatataaacatattactAAAAcgtgttaatatatatttttttacttcatcatcatataaattaattaatgtAACATCATTTATTACATTTCTAAAATCTTGTGCAAAAATTGTTTCTAATTTattgattatatttttgtttataaaagttttataatttttatcatcaaTTCCTAGTTTAGCTATTgaagtatttattttaattaaatctTTTATTCGAATTTCATCAAACTTATTTATAACACATTTAcataacttttttaaaaattcttCTTTTCTTATTAACAATCTATTTAATGCCCATGCTACACACATTAATGGATGgctataaaaattatctaAACTATTTTCTAcactatttaaaaatatattataaaacggcatatttaaaaatccACTTTTTCCCAttccataaaatatataaccaATTTGTTGTGGTGTTAATGTATTAGAAATTTCTAATATTCGTTCACTATATCCTTTCCACAATGCATAATCATGTTTTCTTAGTGTTGCTGCTTTTTGCACACAAGCTGAGATATATTGACCATCCATTAAATTTACCTGACTTGTTAAGCAAACATTCATAGGTAGCCAATATTCTCTAACTCTTTGTTGTGCCCATGAACGAAAGCGCTTATGCATACGCTTtgctttatattttatcctACTCTCCCTCCTTATAGCATTTACAATAACACGTTCTCTTGGTCTCAAAAGTCCCATTTTGTGTGACAATATTCTTATTCTCAATTAGaggaatatatttttttttttcactttttaacgttatatatttttttttttaaatgtttgCCATTGTGGCTAGCTAtactttatttaatttcgCAGTATCACACAAATAAATTGGTTGTTTCAAGAAGTTTGACCTAGTTTACCCGGTAATTTgagaaattataaaaaaaagaaaagtaaacaaaaattctttatttttacttttttcttaatatgccataattaaacatataattatacaaatattttaaatccTACTAAAAACATTGCATAtgtgaattttttttttctacatttacattgtaaatattatgaacgcgtacatattttttaagttaatttttaaaacatccccgttgttatattattactttattattatattttcaaaattttttaatgaaatttGTGTAACGAAAAATGCCTATTTAGAATTTAatagataaatatttataaatatactaaaacaaaaatatattttattccatTAGTATGTGTGTTATACTTAAAATATGGCCCACACCAACTATATTAGCATTTCCATATTAATATAgccattatatataattacatatttgtatttccCTTTTAATTATTCATTTCATTGTTACTTTTAAATAGGAGAAAATTCATATTATgaacatattattattcaacCCTTTAACTTATCAAATATCAAGAGGGTCCCAATTAGTTGGGTTAACAATGGCTGGTTGCTatttccaatttttttttatgacaaGTTAGCAAATATTTACCCAGTATGCATGAATATAAACTCTGATTTATAGTTGTACTTTTACAAAATAgggaaaaaaagaattttaaaaatatgaaactAATTacatatcatatttattattattactattactCATTTcagtattttattattattaatttaaaatgatcaaataatttttattaatcataaataaaccatttattatttggttatgtatattttgaaCTATTTAAAAGACCATATCTTAAGTATTAAATCTTTACACTTATGTGTGcaaattatatgtattttatttttatgtaatttcataaatagaaaaaacCTTTTTAATTGGGCAAATCTATTAATTAATCAATACGCCTAAAtgtattcataaaatatgtgtGTGAATTAGgtacatttattatataatattacaatattatatggttctttgtatttttttttatatttttgtatcatATATCCGACTAACGTTTATTAATACGCATtgatatattcataaaaaaatgaaaaatcaTGAGCATATtaccatatatatacttttttcaattatacTAATCACCAAAATGagaataattaatatttgaaCTGATAATATTGATCTTAgacatattaaataatatgataatgtaaaatacataataattattatataaatataagaaaataattataaacaaaaataaaaaataaatatttttttactattcttccaatattattttttatatggttgtgaataatatataaaat contains the following coding sequences:
- a CDS encoding RAP protein, putative yields the protein MGLLRPRERVIVNAIRRESRIKYKAKRMHKRFRSWAQQRVREYWLPMNVCLTSQVNLMDGQYISACVQKAATLRKHDYALWKGYSERILEISNTLTPQQIGYIFYGMGKSGFLNMPFYNIFLNSVENSLDNFYSHPLMCVAWALNRLLIRKEEFLKKLCKCVINKFDEIRIKDLIKINTSIAKLGIDDKNYKTFINKNIINKLETIFAQDFRNVINDVTLINLYDDEVKKYILTRFSNMFICARPQHYKSAYKSAVAIRVLYPHVWDSLTNKVKSFYVRLSMRRIPESARTPSEFQWEVSDCLAKLGIGHRNTFLWGCYFIDIGETNEKRNCWFVDGPSSFYTATNQYTESVKLQHRILYDLGWNIRRIVWIDWLNMGNNISQKIEFVKKQRNNEPLGQNLIHTPVIHPDEIAAKLKELKLYKTNKEMEKYKNQEKIELNI